The genomic stretch CGCGGGTCGTGATGAGCCACGTCGCGCCAATCCCCTGGGTCTCAAACGAAGCGGCTCAGGCCCTGAATGGGAAATCTATTTCGGAAGAAACGGCCGACGCTGCTGGAGCTGCGGCTGTAGCGAACGCCAAAAGCCTCGGCCGCAACAAGCACAAGATCAAGTTGGCTCGGGTTGCGGTCAAACGCGCCATCCTGCAGGCGGCGAAAGGAGAACGGGCATGATTGTCGACGAACGGGAACGTTTCAACACGAACCATCCGGACCTGTGTCCCTCGCTACGCTGGAAACGGATCTACCTAAACGTCGAGCCAGATCCCACTGTCCCACCCTGCAACGACGGCAACTTCTGGTGCGTGCACACGCAGACCTGCATTGGACCTGACGGCAAACTCGCCGAGCCGGGCAATTGCCGGTCGCATCGAGAGTGTCACACCGGCAAATGCGGCTGATTTATGCGCCCGCCAGCGATAAAATGTAGAAGAGAATTTTGCTGCTCAGGCATCGAAATCCTCAGGGAGTTCCTTATGCGCAGTTTATTTACTTCTCTCTTCTCCGCTCTGATTCTGACTTCCCTCTCGTTTGCCAGCCAGCCGTCGCAGAAGATCAGCGGTGACTATCTGGAAAGCCGCAGCGCTGACGTGTACGTGGCCCAGTGCTTTGCGAACAGCGAGGTCAACCTTACAGGCGATCAGGCGCTACTTGCCTGGCATGTGAACCATGGGATTTGGAACGGGCAGAACCTCGATGGACTCACCGTGATTGCCGCTGTAAAGGCCAGCGCGACCATTGGAGATCCTTACGCCAGCCCTTATCCGGCAAAGTCGGTGATGCTGGTCGATGAGCAGGCTACACCGGCCCAGCGTGAGGCGCTGGTTTCTTTCGCCGAGCACATGGGTGGGAAGCTGGTTTCCGACGTGGTGAAAGTGATCCCCACTACGATCGAGATGAGTGTCTTTCACGACGCCGCTCATCACGGCCAGGGAATCCTCCGCGCCGGGCAGTTGGCGGAGATCCGCACACGGGCTCTCACCGAGAACGATCATTCCTGTGGCGCCGAGGTCACCTATTATCCTCCGCTGGCCAAGCTGAATCACTCGATGGCGGCTGTCGCCATGACCGATGAGTATCAAGGTCCCGGATTAGGTGTTGACTGGGATCGTCACGGCAAACGCAGCGCCTTCGTCGGCAGCTTCGCCGAGTAAGACCCAAATCGGGAACGACTCCCTATCGGGCTGATCGCGCTTGCAGTGGCCGACTTGCTGTAAGCGCGAATCCTTGATCGGATCGCCGGTGTCGAACACCAGATACAGAATCACCCATTCGCTACCGCGAACGGTACTGACGCTGAGCCCCGGTCGCTCACTTAACTCGTGTCATTTAACCCTTAACTTTGCCTTGGGTATCCTTTCGGGCTAAGAGTAAGACCCTTACCTGATCCATCCAGAGTAGATGCTTCCGTAGCCTCCACGAAGTCCCCGTGGAGGTTGAATGCGATCTACTCGCAAAAACATTCTTAGTACTGCACTCATAATCGGCTGCTCTGCTGGAGCTGCCTTCATCTCAGGCTGTGGAACCAGCAGCACGGTAACTGCATCGAATGCGAGCTCACTTACAACTCCGACTCCTGTCGGCAATCCAACACCGACTCCGATTCCCACACCAAGCCCCACGCCAACTCCGACGCCCACTCCTACGCCCACGCCCAGTGCTGTTCCTCATTCATCGCACGTGGTGCTGGTAATCGAGGAGAACCACATGTTCAGCGAGGTGTACCCGAACGGAATGCCGTGGCTGGTCTCACAGGGAAATCAATACGGCTACACCTTGAATTACCACGCAGACACGCCCGGGTCGCTGATGGACTATCTGTGGCTCTCGTCTGGCAGTTGTCACAACGCGCAGAATTGCACACTTCCAGCAGGCACGAACGACTTTGGCTGCCAGGGCGATGCGTGTTCATCGCCAATTACCGATGACAACATTTTCCTTGAGCTGGATCGAGCTGGCCTGACCTGGAAGCTCTACGCTCAATCGCTCCCCAGTGTCGGATACATGGGCGGAGACTCGGGCGCGTACGTTGACCGGCACAATCCCGCGAAGTGGTACGACTACGTGATCAAGACGCCGTCGGCACAGCAGAAAATCGTGCCGTTCACGCAATTCGCGACTGATCTTGCGTCCAACCAGCTCCCCAACTACTCGCTGATCATTCCCGACGTGAACAACGATGCCCATGACGGCAGCGTTGGGCAGGCCGACACTTTCCTGGCCAACAACGTCTCTCCGCTGCTGAACTCGCCGGCATTCCAGCCGGGCGAAGACGGACTGTTGTTTGTCACGTTCGACGAGTGTGATGGAGCCGTGGGGGCTTGCCCAGAACAGGTGTACACGGCTGTGATCGGTCCCAAAGTAAAACCGCAGACCGTCTCATCGACGCTGTACAAGCACGAGAACATGTTGCGTACCATGCTCGATGCGCTTGGGATTACGACCTACCCCGGCGCGTCGGCGACTGCGGCGGATATGACTGACTTCTTCTAGGCAGCGAGAGCGGGAAGGCACGGCTTAATCGTTGGGTGCCGCGCCTTCGCGAAACTCCGTCCGGAAGCAGGAAGTTTTGCGGTCGACCGTCTTTTCTTCGACGGCCTCGAACGCGCGCCTTAGTGAACGGCAACTGTCGCGCGCTCTGTTTGCAGTGCTTCTCGCAGCTTTGAAAGAAGCTCCAGTTCGGTCATTCCATGTTCAACGAGAATACTGGGATAGCGTTCCAACAGGTCGGCAGCCTCGTCGTCCGGAGCGCATTCTCGATCGAGCAGTACCAGATCGAAGCTGCAGAGATGACACATCTGCTCCGCCGCAAACAGCGTGCTGGCGGAAGCAACCACATACCCTGCAGCGTGAAGGGTGTATTCCCGGTTCTGCATCCGCTCGATGTCCGGACAGACGGAAAGCAGCACCGGCCAGTGTGAGCTTTCGTAATTGTCGGCGATGTTGGGGCCGAGCCATTGCATAGGGGTACTCCTGAGGCTCAGAGCTGATCGTTTATCAGTTTGGTTCGGGGGGACGGGGAGGCATTCTCATCATTGTCACGGAAACTGTCAAGAACTTTTTTCAATTTGGGTTCGGGCTGCTTCTGCCCGTTTGGCCAATTCGGGAACGCCTAATCGTTCACAGACGACCCCAAAGTCGGCGCGAGGGCTCGTCCAGCGCAGTTCGTCCAAGTCACTGAAAACAGGCACGTCTAGCCGCAAAGTCGCCAACTTGCGGAAAAGCAGCGCATCTTCCCAATCCGAGAACAACGACTCGGCGAGAGCGCGGGCACGACGGATGCTGGGATGCCATTTCTGCCAATCCTTTGGGATTGCTTCCAGATTCTCGTATTGGGAAAGAGCCAGCGCTGCCGCCTTCATTCCCCAACCGGGAAGTCCAGGATAGCCGTCGGCAGTGTCGCCAACCACGGCGAGAAAGTCAGGGATGGATTTCGGCTTGACCCCGAACTTCTCGACTATGCCGTTTTCATCGCGCAGGATTTCGCGGCGGCGGTCGAGTTGGACGATTCGACTACCAACAACGCACTGCCCGAGGTCCTTATCCGGGGTGCAGATGATCACTTGCTCGACGCGCTCATCCAGCGAAGCTTTTGCGGCAGCTGAGGCGAGGGCATCGTCCGCTTCAAACTCGACCATCGGCCAAACCACTACTCCGAGAGCGCGGAGCGCATCTTCCAGAATTGGAAATTGCGAGAGCAGTTCCGGAGGCACGCCTTCGCTGGTTTTGTATCCGGCGTACAAGTCGTTGCGAAAGGACTCGACTACATGATCGGTAGCAACGCCGATATGCGTCGCGCCGGCTTCGATCATCGACAGGACTGAAGCCGTGACGCCACGCACTGCGGCGATCTCCTGCCCGGTGGCATCGACCGAGCTCGGCAGCGCGAAGAAGTACCGGAACAGTTCGTAAGTGCCGTCGATGAGATGGACTTTCATCAGAACTGCCGCCGTAACCCGTCAAGGCAACCGGGTTTCTTGCGGCTGCGAACGCCGCGCTGAACCGAACTCAAAATACCCCGGACCTCGATGATCTTGTCGTGGAACCTGGGAACTCAGGCATGATGTCCGTGATTCCGTTAGCGCGAGACCGTCGCTAAGTTCGAATACAGCGAATCGATCTGCTCCTTGTATTTCTCTTCGATCGCCTTGCGACGCAGCTTCAACGTTGGCGTTACCTCGCCGGCGGAGACGGTGAAGTCGTCAGGAACGAGCACGATCTTCTTTATGGTTTCGAAGTGCGCGAGGTCCTGGTTCACATCAGCTAGAATGCGATCGAACTCTTCGATCACCCTGGCATCGCTTACCAACTCTTCCCGCGAGTGGAACGCTATGTCTCGCTCCCGCGCCCATTGTTCCAAAGCGGGAAAGTTGGGTGAAATAATCACGCTGGCAAACTTCCGTCCGTTACCGATGACGATCGGATGCGCGACAAGAGGCGACAGCTTCAGCTTGGCCTCAATCGGCTGCGGAGCGATGAACTTTCCGCCGCTGGTCTTGATGAGGTCCTTTTTGCGATCGGTGATGCTGAGGAAGCCCAACGCATCGATTGTGCCGATGTCGCCTGTTTTGAACCAATCGCCCTCGAAGGCTCTGGCGGTTTCCGCAGGATTATGCCAGTAGCTTTTGAATATCGAAGGACCGCGCACGAGCAGTTCGCCATCAGGCGCGATACGGCATTCGACATTCGCCAGCGGCTTGCCTACCGTGCCCAGCTTGTTTGCCTCGGGAGTATTTACGGCGATCACTGGCGATGTTTCGGTGAGGCCATAGCCTTCGAGGATGCGAATGCCCACATCGGCATACCAGCGCGCGAGATCGATTCCCAGTGGCGCGCCGCCGGAGACAAACATCTGCGTGCGTCCTCCGAACCATGCATAAACCTTCGAGTAGATCAGCTTATTGGCGGCCTTCCAGCGCCAATCTGAAGGCTTTTCGCCGCGCACGATCTCGGCCCGATGCTGCTGCCCAATCCGCAGCGCCCAGGCGTAGATCTTGTGTTTCAGTCCGGAACTCGCCCGACGATCCACCTCCTGGCGGACTTTCTCGTAAACGCGCGGAACGCCGACGAACAGGTGCGGGCGCGTCTGCTGCAACTTCGCCGCCAGTTCATCGAAGCTGGGGCAGTATGCAAGCGTGACACCGCGCAACAAGCACAGATAATCAACGTGTCGCGCAGTCACATGCGATAACGGCAGAAACGACAAGGAAACCTGGCCGGGCTGCCAGCCGAGGCTCTGCCCTGTTTGTTCCAAATTGGAAGCGATGTTGCCGTGCGTGAGCATCACGCCTTTGGAGACACCGGTCGTTCCCGAGGTGTAGATGATGGTGGCGAGATCGTCGGGAGCAACGGCCTTCGCGGCCGTGTCGAACTGCGCATCGCGATCGACTGGCGCCTCGGCTTGCATGATGGTGCTCATGCGCATCGCTTCAGCGGTGTTGATTTCGTCCATCACCACGACGTGCTCGAGCCTGGTCCGCGCTCGGATGCTGAGGATCTTTTCGAGCTGCTTCTGAGTGGAAACGAAGATTGCTTGAGCGCCGGAGTTCTCCAGCATGAACTCGGTCTGCTCAGCAGTGAGCGTCGGGTAAATGGGTACGTCTACGACGCCGAGTAACAGACAAGCCCAGTCAGTGATTGCCCACTCAAAACGATTCTCGGCGATCAGCGCGACACGATCACCTTTCGCGATCCCCCACTGCTGCAACTGGCGCGCCGTGTGGTACACGCGCGCGTATAGTTCCCGCGAGCTGATGTCGCACCAGGTATCTGAGCGTTCGTAGCTCATGACGCGCGGCAGGTCGCGGTCAACCGCAACGAAGAAGATGTCGTTGAGAGTGCGAAGGCTCAGGAGCGAACCTCCATGCCGGCGAAGAGAAGGTTCATTACCGGATCAGCGGCTGCGGCGAGATCGTGCTCGCGTGTACCTAAGACCCAAGCGGTGGCTAATTCATCGAGAGCACCAAATAGGCAAGCGGCGGCAAGCTTATCGGAGACATCGCGCCGAATCTCGCCGGCAGCTTGCCCTTCGCGAATGATCTCGCGAATCAGGTCGAAGTATCCTTTCAGCTCGCGTTGGGAAAACTCAGCAAGAAACTTGGCGCTCTGGCGGAGTTCGGTCTGCAGCACGACTGCCAGGCTGCGGTTGCGGCCAAGCTCCCGCAGATGCAAGCGGGCGAGAACGCGCAATTTCATTCTGGGACTCGACGCCTGCTTCAGTTCCTGCTGCGCCAGACGATAGAAAGCTTGGAAAGCCCCATCGAGCGCGGCCATGAGGATCTGCTCTTTGGACTTGAAATACAGATATACGGTGCCGTCAGCAACGTCTGCCCGCTCGGCAATATCGGAGACCCGGCTGCTGTGGAATCCTTTTTCGGCGATCACGTCGATGGCCGCCGAGAGAATCCGCTGATATTTATCGCCTCCGCGTGCTCCATTAGGCGAAATACGCGGGGAAACTCGTCCCTGCTCTTGCGACCCAGCCTGTATTTTCGCCTTGCCCGCGTGCCTGGTTTGCGCCATGGTGGTACTGAAACTGCACTCTACTGGGTTTTTGCCGCGTGACGCAAGACACCAAGGGTTGACGCTCTAGCTCACCGGCGAGTAATCTGACTTGCTTTTATTGGGAGCAACTCATATGCGAACCAGGGCCATAGGCTCATTACTGACGGCAGCGCTGTTGCTCGGCACGA from Terriglobales bacterium encodes the following:
- a CDS encoding DUF1326 domain-containing protein → MRSLFTSLFSALILTSLSFASQPSQKISGDYLESRSADVYVAQCFANSEVNLTGDQALLAWHVNHGIWNGQNLDGLTVIAAVKASATIGDPYASPYPAKSVMLVDEQATPAQREALVSFAEHMGGKLVSDVVKVIPTTIEMSVFHDAAHHGQGILRAGQLAEIRTRALTENDHSCGAEVTYYPPLAKLNHSMAAVAMTDEYQGPGLGVDWDRHGKRSAFVGSFAE
- a CDS encoding alkaline phosphatase family protein; protein product: MRSTRKNILSTALIIGCSAGAAFISGCGTSSTVTASNASSLTTPTPVGNPTPTPIPTPSPTPTPTPTPTPTPSAVPHSSHVVLVIEENHMFSEVYPNGMPWLVSQGNQYGYTLNYHADTPGSLMDYLWLSSGSCHNAQNCTLPAGTNDFGCQGDACSSPITDDNIFLELDRAGLTWKLYAQSLPSVGYMGGDSGAYVDRHNPAKWYDYVIKTPSAQQKIVPFTQFATDLASNQLPNYSLIIPDVNNDAHDGSVGQADTFLANNVSPLLNSPAFQPGEDGLLFVTFDECDGAVGACPEQVYTAVIGPKVKPQTVSSTLYKHENMLRTMLDALGITTYPGASATAADMTDFF
- a CDS encoding 5'-3' exonuclease H3TH domain-containing protein codes for the protein MKVHLIDGTYELFRYFFALPSSVDATGQEIAAVRGVTASVLSMIEAGATHIGVATDHVVESFRNDLYAGYKTSEGVPPELLSQFPILEDALRALGVVVWPMVEFEADDALASAAAKASLDERVEQVIICTPDKDLGQCVVGSRIVQLDRRREILRDENGIVEKFGVKPKSIPDFLAVVGDTADGYPGLPGWGMKAAALALSQYENLEAIPKDWQKWHPSIRRARALAESLFSDWEDALLFRKLATLRLDVPVFSDLDELRWTSPRADFGVVCERLGVPELAKRAEAARTQIEKSS
- a CDS encoding long-chain fatty acid--CoA ligase, yielding MSYERSDTWCDISSRELYARVYHTARQLQQWGIAKGDRVALIAENRFEWAITDWACLLLGVVDVPIYPTLTAEQTEFMLENSGAQAIFVSTQKQLEKILSIRARTRLEHVVVMDEINTAEAMRMSTIMQAEAPVDRDAQFDTAAKAVAPDDLATIIYTSGTTGVSKGVMLTHGNIASNLEQTGQSLGWQPGQVSLSFLPLSHVTARHVDYLCLLRGVTLAYCPSFDELAAKLQQTRPHLFVGVPRVYEKVRQEVDRRASSGLKHKIYAWALRIGQQHRAEIVRGEKPSDWRWKAANKLIYSKVYAWFGGRTQMFVSGGAPLGIDLARWYADVGIRILEGYGLTETSPVIAVNTPEANKLGTVGKPLANVECRIAPDGELLVRGPSIFKSYWHNPAETARAFEGDWFKTGDIGTIDALGFLSITDRKKDLIKTSGGKFIAPQPIEAKLKLSPLVAHPIVIGNGRKFASVIISPNFPALEQWARERDIAFHSREELVSDARVIEEFDRILADVNQDLAHFETIKKIVLVPDDFTVSAGEVTPTLKLRRKAIEEKYKEQIDSLYSNLATVSR
- a CDS encoding TetR/AcrR family transcriptional regulator, translating into MAQTRHAGKAKIQAGSQEQGRVSPRISPNGARGGDKYQRILSAAIDVIAEKGFHSSRVSDIAERADVADGTVYLYFKSKEQILMAALDGAFQAFYRLAQQELKQASSPRMKLRVLARLHLRELGRNRSLAVVLQTELRQSAKFLAEFSQRELKGYFDLIREIIREGQAAGEIRRDVSDKLAAACLFGALDELATAWVLGTREHDLAAAADPVMNLLFAGMEVRS